One segment of Methanolinea mesophila DNA contains the following:
- a CDS encoding PsbP-related protein, protein MREQILLILLMFSLIGNVYLLFFDHSDLDANMDDVLNGSFPENLTLFGKELNFSFPFPSNISILGKSFNLSIPVPDNLTLMGTEFNGSSRTPATRATEVVTTTVTTATPTPTRTRTPTPTQTPKPTPTPDPNAWKDYSNANYRFSLQYPPTWTLNENNGPYPVIEIEAPPQDFCDNRSGECYRLITKVTVDVDTNPFTTVLEDYFNEAVATLQRDYSITAVSKSAPTSLSEVKAYRIEYYTRDERGNKLNSVLQYYSVIDGKVYILSYMGPYSQYDDSIYQVNKPDARNIFLSFIVDREFREIS, encoded by the coding sequence ATGAGAGAACAAATACTGCTGATACTTCTGATGTTTTCGCTCATTGGAAACGTTTACCTGCTATTCTTCGATCATTCGGACCTGGATGCAAATATGGACGATGTCCTGAACGGCTCGTTCCCCGAGAACCTTACGTTGTTTGGAAAAGAGCTCAATTTTTCGTTCCCCTTCCCCTCGAACATCTCCATTCTCGGAAAGAGTTTCAACCTTTCGATACCGGTCCCGGATAACCTTACCCTGATGGGAACCGAGTTCAATGGGTCGTCGCGGACCCCGGCGACCCGGGCGACGGAGGTCGTCACCACGACGGTCACCACTGCGACCCCCACCCCGACCCGGACCAGGACCCCCACTCCGACGCAGACTCCGAAACCGACCCCGACACCGGACCCGAATGCATGGAAGGACTATAGCAACGCCAATTACCGGTTCAGCCTCCAGTACCCGCCCACCTGGACCCTTAATGAGAACAACGGACCGTACCCGGTTATCGAGATCGAGGCCCCCCCGCAGGACTTCTGCGACAACAGGAGCGGGGAGTGCTACCGGCTGATCACCAAGGTCACGGTCGACGTGGATACCAATCCGTTCACCACGGTCCTCGAGGACTACTTCAACGAGGCGGTCGCCACCCTGCAGCGCGATTACTCGATCACCGCCGTGAGCAAGAGTGCTCCCACGAGCCTCTCGGAGGTGAAGGCCTACCGGATAGAATACTATACCCGGGACGAGCGGGGGAACAAGCTGAACTCGGTCCTCCAGTACTACTCGGTGATCGACGGCAAGGTCTACATACTGAGCTACATGGGACCCTACTCCCAGTATGACGACAGTATCTACCAGGTGAACAAGCCCGACGCCCGGAATATTTTCTTAAGCTTCATCGTAGACAGGGAGTTTCGGGAGATCTCCTGA
- a CDS encoding HypC/HybG/HupF family hydrogenase formation chaperone translates to MCIAIPAEVLEIRDGNVGLVDYGELQQEVRLDLVDAKVGEFVLVHVGFAIQKLSREEGLETREIFRQVYAALEE, encoded by the coding sequence ATGTGTATTGCAATCCCGGCAGAAGTGCTTGAGATAAGAGACGGAAATGTTGGCCTGGTGGACTACGGCGAACTCCAGCAGGAGGTCCGGCTCGACCTGGTCGACGCGAAGGTGGGAGAGTTCGTGCTCGTGCACGTCGGCTTTGCCATCCAGAAACTGAGCCGCGAGGAAGGCCTGGAGACGAGAGAGATCTTCAGGCAGGTCTACGCGGCCCTCGAAGAATAA
- a CDS encoding rubredoxin: MAVRASPRYRCIICGYIYDPERGDPRQGVSPGTPFGQLPRMYKCPECGAYATAGGRRPFVRID, encoded by the coding sequence ATGGCGGTGCGAGCTTCTCCCCGGTACCGGTGTATCATCTGCGGCTACATCTACGACCCGGAACGCGGGGACCCCCGGCAGGGTGTCTCCCCGGGGACGCCGTTTGGGCAGCTCCCCCGGATGTACAAATGTCCAGAGTGCGGGGCATACGCCACCGCGGGCGGGAGAAGACCGTTCGTCCGGATAGACTAA
- a CDS encoding GYD domain-containing protein — MYFISLVKFKKKLTKAVVAENLAWVEEDKKAGIKFHGLYWTLGKYDAIAVIEAPNEKDIMKMAIKRGDNMTLETLVAVPLEEAKKLVE, encoded by the coding sequence ATGTATTTTATTTCGCTGGTAAAATTCAAAAAGAAACTGACCAAAGCGGTCGTCGCAGAGAATCTTGCATGGGTTGAGGAAGACAAGAAAGCAGGGATCAAGTTTCACGGGCTCTACTGGACACTCGGAAAATACGATGCCATTGCCGTGATTGAAGCCCCGAATGAGAAAGACATCATGAAAATGGCGATAAAAAGGGGAGACAATATGACGCTCGAGACCCTTGTCGCCGTCCCGCTCGAGGAAGCGAAAAAACTTGTCGAATAG
- a CDS encoding SAM-dependent methyltransferase produces MEEIQREFGTRKTLTDPSKTAELVVLRRVSESLRPEEERICYDPYAVRFIDPAILAAAREHPEERKKKALEVERVFPGLAGSIVARVRYFDDFVTTVAATGIPQVVILGAGYDSRAYRIPGLAGVRVFEVDHPLTQRIKKERVRGIFGTLPDHVAYVPADFGRDSLFDTLDAAGYTRTLPTLFILEGLTMYLSPVIVDDIFSFIVRNSGKGSVVLFDYYPLSLVDGTDTRQIAGNIREFSKGAGEPIQFGVPDGEIAGFLADRGFVEIRSVTSEEYRALYFDGKKAGRLTTDLIAFAVARVP; encoded by the coding sequence ATGGAAGAGATCCAGCGGGAATTTGGAACACGGAAGACCCTGACTGACCCCAGCAAAACTGCGGAACTGGTTGTGTTACGTCGGGTGTCGGAATCTCTTCGTCCCGAAGAAGAACGGATCTGTTACGACCCGTACGCCGTCCGGTTTATCGACCCTGCAATCCTTGCCGCCGCACGGGAACACCCGGAGGAGAGAAAGAAGAAGGCTTTGGAGGTCGAGCGGGTGTTCCCCGGTCTCGCGGGATCCATCGTGGCACGGGTCCGGTATTTCGATGATTTCGTGACAACGGTTGCCGCGACAGGGATCCCACAGGTGGTTATTCTGGGGGCCGGATACGACAGCCGGGCGTACCGGATTCCGGGACTGGCAGGGGTCCGGGTTTTCGAAGTGGACCACCCGTTGACCCAGCGTATCAAGAAGGAGAGGGTCCGCGGGATATTCGGCACACTCCCGGACCATGTCGCGTATGTGCCGGCCGATTTTGGCCGGGACAGTCTTTTCGACACGCTTGATGCCGCAGGATATACGCGTACTTTACCCACGCTCTTCATCCTCGAAGGGCTGACGATGTACCTGTCGCCCGTAATTGTTGACGACATCTTCTCGTTCATCGTCCGGAATTCCGGGAAGGGGAGCGTCGTTCTGTTCGATTACTACCCGCTCTCGCTGGTGGACGGAACAGACACACGGCAGATCGCGGGCAACATCCGGGAATTTTCAAAGGGCGCGGGTGAACCGATACAATTCGGGGTCCCGGACGGGGAGATCGCCGGGTTCCTGGCGGATCGGGGATTTGTCGAGATCAGGAGCGTGACGTCGGAAGAATACCGGGCCCTGTATTTCGATGGGAAAAAAGCCGGCCGGCTCACGACAGATCTCATTGCGTTCGCCGTAGCACGCGTCCCGTAA
- a CDS encoding NAD(P)H-dependent oxidoreductase has protein sequence MNPCNPKKILAILAHPHPGSFNHALATTVVNTLEGNGHSVIFHDLYAEGFDPVLPFPEISRDAVLAPDIAVHCAELAEAEGIVVIHPDWWGQPPAILKGWIDRVIRPGVAYRFLEGDSGEGVPVGLLRAKAALVLNTANTPPDREREVFGDPLENLWNTCIFSFCGVPVFHRRMFSVVVTSTEEQRREWLREAGETTARLFPGE, from the coding sequence ATGAACCCGTGCAACCCCAAGAAAATTCTGGCAATTCTCGCACACCCGCACCCCGGCAGCTTCAACCACGCCCTTGCGACGACGGTGGTGAACACCCTGGAAGGCAACGGCCACTCGGTGATATTCCACGACCTGTATGCGGAGGGGTTCGATCCGGTCCTTCCCTTTCCGGAAATTTCCAGGGACGCGGTCCTTGCCCCCGATATCGCCGTCCACTGCGCCGAACTTGCGGAAGCGGAGGGCATCGTCGTCATCCATCCGGACTGGTGGGGCCAGCCGCCTGCAATCCTTAAGGGCTGGATAGACCGGGTCATCAGGCCCGGCGTGGCGTACCGGTTCCTCGAAGGAGATTCAGGTGAAGGGGTTCCGGTCGGACTCCTGCGGGCAAAGGCAGCCCTCGTCCTGAACACCGCGAACACGCCGCCGGATCGGGAGCGGGAGGTGTTCGGCGACCCGCTGGAGAATCTCTGGAACACCTGCATATTCTCATTCTGCGGGGTCCCGGTGTTTCACCGGCGCATGTTCTCGGTCGTGGTGACGAGCACGGAGGAGCAGAGACGGGAATGGTTGCGGGAAGCGGGGGAGACGACTGCCCGGCTATTCCCCGGGGAATGA
- a CDS encoding DUF4062 domain-containing protein codes for MVRPRVFVSSTYYDLKHIRENLKFFFEDMGFEPVLFERGDIPYSPRKPLDESCYQEIKNCHLLVLIIGGYYGNPSSYDQKTGTDEESEFYNSVTKKEFETAVEKGIPTFIFVDKAVYTEYKTYQKNIDREIEYAHVSHKNVFKLLDSILIHQQTMFLKTFENFDDISNYLREQLAGLFADYLTRIRTEKDFNDIQEQVKELKEITNSLRKYIESLMEEVKPPQYKEIIEKERRKEFIRTVQRFVKEPMIEYIIISLSPETSKSKIYRAMEESKSLENFLQNLGVDPDAISDFLAEHRKRALEDYKEIYEKYFISKPDEVRLE; via the coding sequence ATGGTTAGACCAAGAGTATTTGTGAGCTCAACATATTATGATCTTAAACATATTCGGGAAAATTTAAAATTTTTTTTCGAAGATATGGGATTTGAACCCGTATTATTTGAGAGAGGAGATATTCCTTATTCTCCGAGAAAACCACTTGATGAATCGTGTTATCAGGAGATTAAAAATTGTCACCTACTGGTCTTAATCATTGGGGGTTATTATGGGAATCCATCCTCATATGATCAAAAAACGGGAACCGATGAAGAAAGTGAGTTTTACAATTCAGTCACAAAAAAAGAATTTGAAACCGCTGTTGAGAAAGGAATCCCTACATTTATTTTTGTTGATAAGGCAGTTTACACGGAATATAAAACATATCAGAAGAATATTGATAGAGAGATTGAATATGCCCACGTTAGTCATAAAAATGTGTTTAAATTACTTGATTCCATCCTTATTCATCAACAAACAATGTTCTTAAAAACTTTCGAGAATTTCGATGATATCTCGAATTATTTAAGGGAACAATTAGCAGGACTTTTTGCAGATTATCTTACACGCATAAGAACTGAAAAAGATTTTAATGATATTCAAGAACAGGTTAAGGAATTAAAAGAAATTACCAATTCTTTACGAAAATATATTGAATCTTTGATGGAGGAGGTAAAACCTCCACAATATAAAGAAATTATTGAAAAAGAAAGACGGAAAGAGTTCATAAGAACTGTTCAACGATTTGTTAAGGAGCCAATGATTGAATATATTATTATATCTTTAAGCCCAGAAACATCAAAATCGAAAATATACAGAGCAATGGAAGAGTCTAAGAGTCTTGAAAATTTCCTTCAAAACCTTGGAGTTGATCCTGATGCTATATCTGATTTTCTAGCGGAACATCGAAAGCGGGCTTTGGAGGATTACAAGGAAATCTATGAAAAATACTTTATATCAAAGCCTGATGAAGTGCGGCTTGAATAA
- a CDS encoding archaeosine biosynthesis radical SAM protein RaSEA: MSTSGPLEKPLASWRGKDRHREEILESLTVILRTGGCAWNRCRMCSYRHERYAPGTGRPLDALLCSQLAWIDANYDLAEVQMVKVYTSGSFFDPAEVPPPVWERAGKLFSGKVVIAETRPEYVREETVAAFRDAIDTGDWDRPFYVAMGLETTNDDIREKSIQKGFTMEDFRRAVGAARSGGAGVKAYLLHKPLFLTEREAVEDMNRSIREIEGLADIISMNPCSVQRRTELERYWKKGEYRPPYLWSVLAILLDSPVHVQCDPVGGGYSRGAHNCGACDKEITRGIRDYTLNGDRDLLANLFGQDCGCKKEWEFVMEHERPYCMPLTR, from the coding sequence ATGAGCACGTCCGGGCCCCTGGAAAAGCCCCTCGCCTCGTGGCGGGGAAAAGACCGCCACCGGGAAGAGATCCTCGAGTCCCTTACCGTGATTCTCCGGACCGGAGGGTGTGCGTGGAACCGGTGCAGGATGTGCAGCTACCGGCACGAGCGGTACGCTCCCGGGACCGGAAGGCCGCTCGATGCACTCCTCTGCTCCCAGCTCGCCTGGATCGACGCGAACTACGATCTTGCGGAGGTGCAGATGGTGAAGGTCTACACCTCGGGAAGTTTCTTCGACCCGGCCGAGGTCCCCCCGCCGGTATGGGAGCGGGCAGGGAAGCTCTTCTCCGGCAAGGTGGTCATCGCCGAGACCAGGCCCGAATACGTCCGGGAAGAGACCGTCGCCGCGTTCCGGGACGCCATCGATACCGGCGACTGGGACCGGCCGTTCTACGTGGCCATGGGCCTCGAGACCACAAACGATGACATCCGGGAGAAGTCGATCCAGAAAGGGTTCACCATGGAGGACTTCCGCCGGGCGGTGGGAGCGGCCCGGAGCGGCGGTGCGGGCGTCAAGGCCTATCTCCTCCATAAACCCCTGTTCCTCACCGAGCGGGAGGCGGTGGAGGACATGAACCGGTCCATCCGGGAGATCGAAGGGCTCGCGGACATCATCTCCATGAACCCCTGTTCAGTGCAGCGGCGGACCGAGCTCGAACGGTACTGGAAGAAGGGGGAGTACCGGCCCCCGTACCTCTGGAGTGTGCTCGCAATCCTCCTGGACTCGCCGGTGCACGTGCAGTGCGACCCGGTGGGAGGCGGGTACTCCCGGGGGGCCCACAACTGCGGGGCCTGCGACAAGGAGATCACCCGGGGGATCCGGGACTATACCCTGAACGGAGACCGGGACCTGCTCGCAAACCTCTTCGGGCAGGACTGCGGGTGCAAAAAAGAGTGGGAGTTCGTGATGGAGCACGAGCGCCCGTACTGCATGCCCCTCACGAGATAG
- a CDS encoding ornithine cyclodeaminase, protein MQASREVELEGHIIDSGIMTRVFDRIMDLGGNFEIVIFDVGKRKTDPSYARLRVNADDDAQLDQILSEIHRFGARLLEIKDVAIVPAEGNSIVPKGFYSTTHHPTLVKFRGEWLPVQWIEMDCLIVVDPGAMAARCTPLSKLKKGDCVVVGETGVKVVPPERPRKVSTFEFMHGTVSPERPSETIISQIASEILEIRRRGERIALVGGPAIIHTGADRATAELVRKGYINVLLAGNALATHDIEYNLFGTSLGMNMCTGKPVTGGHKHHLYAISEVMRAGSIRKAVENGVITGGIMYECVKNDVPFVLAGSIRDDGPLPDVITDVMVAQDRMREEIKDVGLVLMVATLLHSVAVGNCLPSYVKTICVDINPSSVTKLMDRGTMQAIGVVSDAGTFLPLLLKQLDLQSGETEE, encoded by the coding sequence ATGCAGGCGTCCAGGGAGGTCGAGCTCGAGGGGCACATTATCGACTCGGGCATCATGACCAGGGTTTTTGACAGGATAATGGACTTAGGCGGAAATTTCGAGATCGTCATCTTCGACGTGGGGAAGCGGAAGACCGACCCGAGCTATGCGCGTCTCCGGGTCAACGCGGACGACGACGCACAACTCGACCAGATCCTCTCGGAGATACACCGCTTCGGGGCCCGCCTCCTGGAGATCAAGGACGTCGCCATAGTGCCTGCGGAGGGAAATTCCATCGTGCCCAAGGGATTCTATTCCACCACCCACCACCCGACCCTGGTCAAGTTCCGGGGAGAATGGCTCCCGGTCCAGTGGATCGAGATGGACTGCCTGATCGTCGTCGACCCCGGGGCCATGGCCGCACGCTGCACCCCGCTCTCCAAGCTGAAGAAAGGCGACTGCGTGGTAGTGGGCGAGACCGGGGTGAAGGTGGTCCCCCCCGAACGGCCGAGGAAGGTCTCCACCTTCGAGTTCATGCACGGGACGGTCTCCCCCGAGCGCCCGAGCGAGACGATCATCTCCCAGATAGCGTCCGAGATCCTGGAGATCCGGCGCCGGGGCGAGAGGATCGCCCTCGTGGGCGGGCCCGCCATCATCCACACCGGGGCGGACCGGGCGACGGCGGAGCTGGTGCGGAAGGGTTACATCAACGTCCTCCTCGCGGGGAACGCCCTCGCCACCCACGACATCGAGTACAACCTCTTCGGAACCTCGCTCGGGATGAATATGTGCACCGGAAAACCGGTCACCGGGGGGCACAAGCACCATCTCTACGCCATCAGCGAGGTGATGCGGGCGGGGTCGATCAGAAAAGCCGTCGAGAACGGGGTGATCACGGGAGGTATAATGTACGAGTGCGTGAAGAACGACGTGCCCTTCGTGCTCGCGGGGTCGATCCGGGACGACGGGCCCCTCCCCGACGTGATCACCGACGTGATGGTCGCCCAGGACCGGATGCGGGAGGAGATCAAGGACGTGGGACTGGTCCTGATGGTCGCGACCCTCCTCCACTCCGTAGCGGTGGGGAACTGCCTGCCCTCGTACGTCAAGACGATCTGCGTGGACATCAACCCCTCCTCGGTGACCAAGCTGATGGACCGGGGCACGATGCAGGCGATCGGGGTGGTGAGCGACGCGGGGACCTTCCTCCCCCTGCTCTTGAAACAGCTCGACCTCCAGAGCGGCGAAACAGAAGAATAA
- a CDS encoding NTP transferase domain-containing protein has product MLALILAGGSGSRLELGEKPLVTIGGRTMIERVIDAFGEAGCEPVVVLSPRTPYTHNWCRARGIPHLTAGGEGYVEDLVHAVETLEEQGPLFTSVSDLPCLTPGIIREVRDRYLASGKDACSVWVPHDMVLGEGCRAVYREIIEGTDACPAGINILRGDRISEVQDEVRVLVRSRRLVFNINTREELGLVQSLVRDRGEG; this is encoded by the coding sequence ATGCTTGCCCTGATCCTGGCAGGAGGGAGCGGGAGCCGGCTCGAGCTCGGCGAGAAACCGCTGGTCACCATCGGAGGGAGGACCATGATAGAGCGGGTCATCGATGCATTCGGGGAGGCGGGGTGCGAACCGGTCGTGGTCCTCTCTCCCCGCACCCCGTATACCCATAACTGGTGCCGTGCACGGGGCATCCCCCATCTTACCGCCGGAGGGGAGGGCTACGTGGAAGACCTGGTCCACGCGGTGGAGACGCTTGAGGAGCAGGGACCGCTCTTCACCTCGGTCTCCGACCTCCCCTGCCTCACGCCGGGGATAATCCGGGAGGTCCGGGACCGGTACCTCGCGTCCGGGAAGGACGCCTGCTCGGTATGGGTCCCCCACGACATGGTGCTCGGAGAAGGGTGCCGGGCGGTCTACCGGGAGATCATCGAGGGGACGGACGCGTGCCCGGCGGGGATCAATATTCTCAGGGGGGACCGGATCTCCGAGGTCCAGGACGAGGTGCGGGTACTGGTCCGTTCCCGGAGGCTGGTATTCAATATCAATACCCGGGAGGAGCTCGGCCTGGTGCAGTCGCTCGTCCGCGACCGGGGAGAAGGGTAA
- a CDS encoding pyridoxal phosphate-dependent aminotransferase: MRESEGISVIDFSASLNPRPPRLDPVLDQRDLEYYPDDGYTVLKETIGRLFHRRVDEIAVGNGSIELIRVFCSCVLSPGDRVRIPAPTFGEYEYSARLAGAVPADGTRDPAVTFLCNPNNPTGVLLPSTDVEAMLSPVADAGGMLFLDEAFIELSDPGQSMVGHRDPSLFILRSLTKSFSIPGIRFGYGFGDPDLVARIEATRPPWSVNAYAEHYALLAFAHYHELEESRRYIEAEREWLYSRLADLPVRVTPSRANFILIELATDAAPVCEDLQRHGVLVRDCHSFGLPRSIRFAIRTREENELLIGALSECLP; the protein is encoded by the coding sequence TTGCGTGAATCCGAGGGTATTTCCGTAATAGACTTCAGTGCAAGTCTGAACCCGCGGCCACCCCGGCTGGACCCGGTCCTCGATCAAAGGGACCTGGAGTACTATCCCGACGACGGGTACACGGTGCTCAAGGAGACGATCGGGAGGCTCTTCCACCGGCGCGTGGACGAGATCGCAGTGGGAAACGGGTCGATAGAACTGATCCGGGTGTTCTGCTCCTGCGTGCTCTCTCCCGGGGACCGGGTGCGGATCCCCGCCCCGACTTTCGGGGAGTACGAGTATTCCGCCCGGCTCGCCGGAGCGGTTCCTGCTGACGGGACCCGTGACCCGGCGGTGACGTTCCTCTGCAACCCCAACAATCCCACGGGGGTCCTCCTTCCCTCCACGGATGTGGAGGCGATGCTCTCCCCGGTCGCCGATGCGGGCGGAATGCTGTTCCTTGATGAAGCGTTCATAGAGCTCTCCGACCCCGGCCAGAGCATGGTCGGGCATAGGGACCCGTCCCTCTTCATCCTCAGGTCGCTCACCAAGAGCTTCTCGATCCCGGGGATCAGGTTCGGGTACGGGTTCGGCGACCCCGACCTGGTCGCCCGGATCGAGGCGACCCGCCCCCCGTGGAGCGTGAACGCCTACGCGGAGCACTATGCCCTGCTCGCGTTCGCCCATTATCACGAACTGGAAGAGTCCCGGAGATACATCGAGGCGGAGCGGGAGTGGCTCTATTCCCGGCTCGCGGATCTCCCGGTCCGGGTCACCCCCTCGCGGGCGAACTTCATTCTCATCGAGCTCGCGACCGACGCGGCACCGGTCTGCGAAGACCTGCAGAGGCACGGGGTCCTGGTCAGGGACTGCCACTCGTTCGGCCTGCCCCGTTCGATCCGTTTTGCGATACGGACACGGGAAGAGAACGAACTGCTCATCGGGGCGCTTTCGGAATGCTTGCCCTGA
- a CDS encoding ribbon-helix-helix domain-containing protein, whose amino-acid sequence MKRITLRLPDQQIEMLEQMVEAGEFPTISEAVRDAVRQLIEKRAGRVLKESDQVTFKV is encoded by the coding sequence ATGAAACGAATCACCCTCAGACTGCCCGACCAGCAGATCGAGATGCTGGAACAGATGGTGGAGGCAGGGGAGTTCCCCACCATCTCTGAAGCAGTGAGGGATGCCGTCCGGCAGCTCATCGAGAAACGGGCAGGCCGTGTCTTAAAAGAAAGTGACCAGGTGACATTCAAGGTTTAG
- the ftsZ gene encoding cell division protein FtsZ, with the protein MQTIINEALKNAELEKEMQAPGSAIEDDMIGQPRIVIIGCGGAGNNTINRLHHMGVAGAETIAINTDKQHLDMIQADKRVLIGKSLTKGLGAGGYPDVGRRAAEMARPTLEAILESADLCFVTAGMGGGTGTGSAPVVAQIAKEQGAIVVGMVSYPFQVEKARLIRAEEGMESLSSAADSVIVLDNNRLKNFVPNLPLGQAFSVMDQLIGETVKGISETITQPSLINIDYADVRAIMSKGGVAVMLVGESKQQNKAESVVRECLSNPMLDIDYRGATGSLIHITGGSDLTLTDAEEIASSLTYELDPHADVIWGARIRNDMEGKVRVLAIMTGVKNGNLMGTRQSYKSVLEELDQKKENPKVPALPKNRKARDFTSGGNLLEWVG; encoded by the coding sequence ATGCAGACTATCATCAACGAGGCGTTAAAAAACGCAGAGCTTGAGAAGGAGATGCAGGCTCCGGGCAGTGCCATCGAAGACGACATGATCGGCCAGCCCAGGATCGTGATCATCGGGTGCGGAGGTGCCGGGAACAACACCATCAACCGCCTTCACCACATGGGGGTTGCGGGTGCCGAAACTATCGCCATCAACACGGACAAGCAGCACCTGGACATGATCCAGGCCGACAAGAGAGTACTCATCGGGAAATCCCTCACCAAGGGACTCGGTGCAGGCGGGTACCCCGACGTGGGACGCAGGGCCGCCGAGATGGCACGCCCCACCCTCGAGGCCATCCTCGAGTCCGCCGACCTCTGTTTCGTGACCGCCGGTATGGGTGGAGGAACCGGTACCGGGTCCGCACCCGTGGTCGCCCAGATCGCAAAGGAGCAGGGCGCCATCGTGGTCGGAATGGTCAGCTACCCCTTCCAGGTCGAGAAGGCCCGGCTCATCCGTGCCGAGGAAGGCATGGAATCGCTCTCGTCCGCCGCGGACTCGGTCATTGTCCTCGACAACAACAGGCTCAAAAATTTTGTGCCCAACCTCCCACTCGGCCAGGCGTTCTCGGTCATGGACCAGCTCATCGGGGAGACGGTGAAGGGAATCAGTGAAACCATCACCCAGCCCTCGCTGATCAACATCGACTACGCCGACGTTCGGGCCATCATGAGCAAGGGAGGTGTCGCGGTGATGCTGGTAGGCGAGAGCAAGCAGCAGAACAAGGCCGAGAGCGTGGTCAGGGAGTGCCTCTCCAACCCCATGCTGGACATCGACTACCGGGGCGCAACCGGGAGCCTGATCCACATCACCGGGGGGAGCGACCTCACCCTGACCGACGCCGAGGAGATCGCCTCTTCGCTCACCTACGAACTCGACCCCCATGCGGACGTGATCTGGGGAGCCCGGATCCGGAACGACATGGAAGGCAAAGTCCGTGTCCTCGCCATCATGACCGGGGTCAAGAACGGCAACCTGATGGGCACCAGGCAGTCCTACAAGTCTGTCCTGGAAGAACTCGACCAGAAGAAAGAGAACCCGAAGGTCCCCGCCCTGCCCAAGAACCGCAAGGCACGGGACTTCACCAGCGGAGGAAACTTACTGGAGTGGGTAGGGTAA
- a CDS encoding coiled-coil protein translates to MLNELIEKRKKILAESEQHKNRRNELNAEASKFARERNTLNNQTREFVEEAQKNKELRDHYNNEVQSLKDERNKINEEANSYFDEIESFKKEHGGLRTRGIKELQKQIEHLEFRQQTEVISTDKERELIEKIKQMKDSMREQEAELEQNKEIKTKITQARDYRKQASDLHAKVTEMAELAQKHHDLMVESYRNADKSREEADVSHKNFVEAQEAADAEHKYFIACQKELRDYDKVISGLRKKTKKTKVTKEQKAVRKEAENLFKMFRAGEKLTTDDILLLQRSKLI, encoded by the coding sequence ATGTTGAATGAATTGATTGAAAAAAGAAAGAAGATTCTTGCCGAGTCTGAACAGCACAAAAACCGAAGAAATGAGCTCAACGCCGAAGCGAGCAAGTTTGCACGGGAGCGGAACACCCTCAACAACCAGACCCGCGAGTTTGTTGAAGAGGCCCAGAAGAACAAGGAGCTCCGTGACCACTACAATAACGAAGTCCAGTCGTTAAAAGACGAACGGAACAAGATCAACGAAGAAGCAAACAGTTACTTCGACGAGATCGAGAGCTTCAAGAAGGAGCACGGCGGCCTTCGCACCCGGGGAATCAAGGAACTCCAGAAACAGATCGAGCACCTCGAGTTTCGCCAGCAGACCGAAGTAATCAGCACCGACAAGGAACGGGAGCTGATCGAGAAGATCAAGCAGATGAAGGACTCCATGCGGGAGCAGGAGGCCGAGCTCGAGCAGAACAAGGAGATCAAGACCAAGATCACCCAGGCGAGGGACTACCGGAAACAGGCCTCCGACCTCCACGCCAAGGTGACCGAGATGGCCGAGCTCGCCCAGAAGCACCACGACCTGATGGTGGAGTCCTACCGTAACGCCGACAAGTCCCGCGAGGAGGCGGACGTCTCCCACAAGAATTTTGTCGAGGCCCAGGAGGCCGCGGACGCAGAGCACAAGTATTTCATCGCCTGCCAGAAAGAACTCCGCGACTACGACAAGGTCATCTCCGGGCTCCGCAAGAAGACCAAGAAGACCAAGGTCACGAAAGAGCAGAAGGCGGTCCGGAAGGAGGCAGAAAACCTCTTCAAGATGTTCCGTGCCGGTGAGAAACTCACCACCGACGATATCCTGCTCCTTCAGCGTTCAAAACTGATATAA